The following coding sequences are from one Musa acuminata AAA Group cultivar baxijiao chromosome BXJ2-4, Cavendish_Baxijiao_AAA, whole genome shotgun sequence window:
- the LOC103983287 gene encoding protein ROOT INITIATION DEFECTIVE 3-like, giving the protein MEVVIASSPVDVGIGCWDLRSGSEQLRYRSCSSAPHGLVSIAGRFLASSQLRDSPSSASCPIFFWSWDKPQVEVRSFPAEPIGPLVSNSEGTYIMGGGPSGIIYLWEVASGKLLTRWHAHYRSVTCLTLSKDESLLISGSEDGSVRVWSLMMMFDDMAKASAGVLYRYSFSEHALRVTDVVAGHGLCNSIIISTSEDRTCKIWSLSEGLLLRSITFPSIIDAIVMDPGEHVFYAGGRDGKIYIAALNAECNRNSIHGMFIIGALYDHSKAITCLAFSTDGVTLVSGTEDGIVRVWDTKTKHVTRVLKHAKGPINNVLIVRQPLLRNPISVNRKHLNLSLPPPLSKYVDSTDAEVKTNAIVLLQSPCHDPEEIRFCSSYVMERQIKELQKQNISGAAEMEMERLRLECKRKTQLVQQWKKLYQDMQSLCVNELMDGTQVSDS; this is encoded by the exons ATGGAAGTGGTGATCGCCTCCTCCCCGGTGGACGTCGGCATCGGTTGTTGGGACCTACGCTCGGGCTCCGAGCAGCTCCGGTACCGCTCGTGCTCCTCCGCTCCACATGGCCTCGTCTCCATAGCCGGCCGCTTTCTCGCTTCCTCGCAGCTCCGCGATTCCCCTTCCTCCGCCTCTTGCCCCATTTTCTTCTGGTCCTGGGATAAG CCTCAGGTGGAAGTTAGGAGCTTCCCGGCTGAGCCGATTGGACCACTTGTTTCCAATTCAGAAGGCACTTACATCATGGGAGGAGGACCATCCGGCATCATCTACCTCTGGGAG GTTGCTAGTGGGAAATTGCTCACAAGGTGGCATGCACATTATCGGTCTGTCACCTGTCTCACTCTCTCCAAGGACGAGTCTTTGCTAATATCAGGGTCTGAGGATGGCTCTGTCAGAGTTTGGTCCCTTATGAT GATGTTTGATGACATGGCAAAGGCTTCTGCTGGTGTTCTTTATAGATATAGCTTTTCGGAACATGCTTTACGTGTCACTGATGTTGTTGCGGGACATGGGTTATGCAACTCCATTATCATCTCAACCTCAGAGGATCGAACATGTAAG ATATGGAGCCTATCTGAGGGTTTGTTATTGAGGAGCATTACGTTTCCTTCCATAATTGATGCTATTGTAATGGATCCTGGGGAGCATGTGTTCTATGCTGGTGGCCGAGATGGCAAAATATATATTGCAGCGCTAAATGCTGAATGCAACCGCAATAGCATACACGGGATGTTCATCATTGGTGCCTTATATGATCACAG TAAGGCAATAACATGCCTAGCATTTAGCACGGATGGAGTTACTCTAGTGTCTGGGACTGAAGATGGTATTGTCAGAGTTTGGGATACAAAAACCAAGCATGTTACTCGTGTTTTGAAACATGCGAAAG GTCCTATCAACAATGTTCTTATAGTTAGACAGCCATTACTTCGAAATCCTATATCAGTGAACAGGAAGCATTTGAATTTGTCATTGCCACCCCCACTGAGCAAGTATGTTGATTCTACAGATGCAGAAGTTAAAACTAATGCTATTGTATTGCTTCAGTCTCCTTGCCATGATCCAGAAGAAATAAGATTTTGCAGCTCATATGTGATGGAGAGGCAAATCAAAGAGCTTCAG AAACAGAACATTTCAGGTGCTGCTGAAATGGAGATGGAAAGACTTAGGCTGGAATGTAAAAGGAAAACACAACTGGTTCAGCAGTGGAAGAAGCTGTATCAGGACATGCAGTCTCTGTGTGTAAATGAGCTGATGGATGGAACCCAGGTGAGCGACAGCTAA